The Paracoccus sp. MC1862 genome includes a window with the following:
- the mfd gene encoding transcription-repair coupling factor translates to MPETLILSGAPEGFDAALIAREAERGAPVIHIARDDRRMAAMRASLAFFAPHLAVLEMPAWDTTPYDRVSPSGEIMAQRLQVLAMLASGAIKPPFVLLTTVNAAVQRLPAADTVRAASFMAKVGERLDEAQLRGFLSRMGFSQSPTVTEPGDYAVRGGIIDIYTPGPGGPVRLDLFGDVLDGIRRFDPDTQRSLGALDRVEIAPMSEVILDDDAIARFRQNYRAAYGGGANDPLYEAVSAGQKVAGMEHWLPWFHDRLDSLFDYLPGASVVLDDHIEQHRAARWETITEQFDARREAMGKRGADSVYRPVEPAAMFADEAEWQRWLSRHRTISLSVLARPPGPGVLDAGGRVGRNFAPERQAEKTDLFAALAAHVRELQKTRRVVVASFSEGARERLTGLLSDEGLTGLPIDDIRALPDTKGALGLAVWPLEEGFVTEGQATGPLAVISEQDVLGDRLIRGAKKKRRAQNFLKDTTSLSPGDLVVHVEHGIGRYRGLETITALGVPHDCVALEYAGGDRLFLPVENIELLTRYGHEEGLLDKLGGGAWQARKARLKERIRQIADRLMRVAAERLLRNAPVLEPEHHEWEAFAARFPYTETDDQAAAIVDVAEDLSAGRPMDRLVVGDVGFGKTEVAMRAAFIAASQGMQVAVVAPTTLLARQHYRSFAERFRGTAINVRPLSRFVSAKDAAATRAGLTDGSVDIVVGTHAVLAKQVKFKNLGLLIIDEEQHFGVAHKERLKELRSDIHVLTLTATPIPRTLQLSLTGVRDLSIIGTPPVDRLAIRTYVSEFDSVTIREALLREKYRGGQSFFVVPRLSDLPEVEDWLKEHVPEVSTIVAHGQLAAGDLDQRMNAFYDGSHDVLLATSIVESGLDIPTANTMIVWRADMFGLAQLYQIRGRVGRSKTRAYCYLTTKPRVPLTPQAIRRLKFLGSIDSLGAGFNLASQDLDLRGAGNLLGEEQSGHIKEVGFELYQQMLEETIAKLKSGELEGTPDDEWAPQLNLGVPVTIPESFIPDLDVRLDLYRRLAQLTTKVELEGFAAELIDRFGPLPREVNTLLLVIRIKAMAKRANISSLVAGPKGATIQFHQDKFPNPAGLVEFLNEQKGAARISDNKLVVSRFWPAEADRIKGAFAVAKELAAKIKAGGKGDTAPARQAEKPTAKAASSLPGAKAETRPASTTATQSRSVASDKPGSKPGEAGRTRWSQVSRSVKPKKPEGRWS, encoded by the coding sequence ATGCCCGAAACCCTGATCCTTTCCGGCGCGCCCGAAGGCTTCGACGCCGCGCTGATCGCGCGCGAGGCCGAGCGCGGCGCGCCCGTCATCCACATCGCCCGCGACGACCGCCGCATGGCAGCGATGCGCGCCTCGCTGGCCTTCTTCGCGCCGCACCTTGCGGTGCTGGAGATGCCTGCCTGGGACACGACGCCCTATGACCGCGTGTCGCCCTCGGGCGAGATCATGGCGCAGCGGCTGCAGGTGCTGGCGATGCTGGCGAGCGGGGCGATCAAGCCGCCCTTCGTGCTGCTGACGACGGTCAACGCCGCCGTCCAGCGCCTGCCCGCGGCGGATACCGTCCGCGCGGCCTCCTTCATGGCCAAGGTGGGCGAGCGGCTGGACGAGGCGCAGTTGCGCGGCTTCCTGTCCCGCATGGGTTTCTCGCAGTCGCCCACCGTGACCGAGCCGGGCGACTATGCGGTCCGGGGCGGAATCATCGACATCTATACTCCCGGTCCCGGAGGCCCGGTGCGGCTGGACCTGTTCGGCGACGTGCTGGACGGCATCCGCCGCTTCGACCCCGACACGCAGCGCAGCCTCGGCGCGCTGGACCGGGTCGAGATCGCGCCCATGTCCGAAGTGATCCTGGACGACGACGCCATCGCCCGCTTCCGCCAGAACTATCGCGCGGCCTATGGCGGCGGCGCCAACGACCCGCTGTATGAGGCGGTCAGCGCGGGCCAGAAGGTCGCCGGGATGGAACACTGGCTGCCGTGGTTCCATGATCGGCTCGACAGCCTTTTCGACTATCTGCCCGGCGCGTCGGTGGTTCTGGACGACCATATCGAACAGCACCGCGCCGCCCGCTGGGAAACCATCACCGAGCAGTTCGACGCCCGGCGCGAGGCGATGGGCAAGCGCGGCGCTGACAGCGTCTATCGCCCGGTCGAGCCTGCCGCGATGTTCGCGGACGAAGCGGAATGGCAGCGTTGGCTGTCCCGCCACCGCACCATCTCGCTGTCCGTTCTGGCGCGTCCTCCGGGGCCGGGCGTGCTGGACGCGGGCGGCCGCGTGGGCCGCAACTTCGCGCCTGAGCGGCAGGCCGAGAAGACCGACCTGTTCGCCGCATTGGCCGCCCATGTCCGCGAGTTGCAGAAGACCCGTCGCGTCGTCGTCGCCAGCTTTTCTGAGGGCGCGCGGGAACGCCTGACCGGGTTGCTGTCCGACGAGGGACTGACCGGCCTTCCCATCGACGACATCCGCGCCCTGCCGGATACCAAGGGCGCGCTGGGCCTTGCCGTCTGGCCGCTGGAGGAAGGCTTCGTCACCGAGGGCCAAGCGACCGGACCGCTGGCGGTTATTTCCGAACAGGACGTGCTGGGTGACCGCCTGATCCGGGGCGCCAAGAAGAAACGGCGGGCGCAGAACTTCCTCAAGGACACGACCTCGCTTTCACCAGGCGATCTGGTGGTCCATGTCGAACACGGCATCGGCCGCTACCGGGGGCTGGAAACGATCACCGCGCTGGGCGTGCCGCATGACTGCGTGGCGCTGGAATACGCAGGCGGCGACCGTCTTTTCTTGCCCGTCGAGAACATCGAGCTGCTGACCCGCTATGGGCATGAGGAGGGCCTGCTCGACAAGCTGGGCGGCGGGGCATGGCAGGCCCGCAAGGCGCGGCTGAAGGAACGCATCCGTCAGATCGCCGACCGCCTGATGCGCGTGGCGGCGGAACGGCTGCTGCGCAACGCCCCCGTGCTGGAACCCGAGCACCACGAGTGGGAAGCCTTCGCCGCCCGCTTCCCTTATACCGAAACCGATGACCAGGCCGCCGCCATCGTGGACGTGGCCGAGGACCTGTCGGCCGGCCGCCCGATGGACCGGCTTGTCGTGGGCGACGTGGGCTTCGGCAAGACCGAGGTCGCCATGCGCGCGGCCTTCATCGCCGCAAGCCAGGGGATGCAGGTCGCGGTCGTGGCTCCCACAACGCTGCTCGCCCGCCAGCACTACCGCAGCTTTGCCGAGCGGTTCCGGGGCACCGCCATCAACGTGCGGCCCCTGTCGCGCTTCGTCAGCGCCAAGGACGCGGCGGCGACCCGCGCGGGGCTGACCGACGGCTCGGTCGATATCGTCGTCGGCACCCATGCGGTGCTGGCGAAACAGGTGAAGTTCAAGAACCTCGGCCTGCTGATCATCGACGAGGAGCAGCATTTCGGTGTGGCCCACAAGGAACGGCTCAAGGAGTTGCGCTCGGACATCCACGTCCTGACCCTGACCGCGACGCCGATCCCGCGCACGCTGCAACTGTCGCTGACCGGAGTGCGCGACCTCTCGATCATCGGCACCCCTCCGGTGGACCGGCTCGCCATCCGCACCTATGTCAGCGAGTTCGACAGCGTCACCATCCGCGAGGCCCTGCTGCGCGAGAAATACCGCGGCGGGCAAAGCTTCTTCGTCGTCCCGCGCCTGTCGGACCTGCCCGAGGTCGAGGACTGGCTGAAGGAACACGTCCCCGAGGTCAGCACCATCGTCGCCCACGGCCAGCTTGCGGCGGGCGATTTGGACCAGCGGATGAACGCCTTCTACGACGGCAGCCACGACGTTCTGCTGGCGACCTCGATCGTGGAATCGGGCCTCGACATCCCGACCGCCAACACGATGATCGTCTGGCGCGCGGACATGTTCGGCCTCGCGCAGCTTTACCAGATCCGGGGCCGCGTGGGCCGGTCCAAGACGCGGGCCTATTGCTACCTGACCACCAAGCCGCGCGTGCCGCTGACCCCGCAGGCGATCCGGCGGCTCAAGTTCCTCGGTTCCATCGACTCGCTGGGGGCGGGGTTCAACCTCGCTAGCCAGGACCTGGACCTGCGCGGCGCGGGGAACCTGCTGGGAGAGGAGCAGTCCGGCCACATCAAGGAGGTCGGCTTCGAGCTTTACCAGCAGATGTTGGAGGAAACGATCGCCAAGCTGAAATCCGGCGAGCTTGAGGGCACCCCTGACGACGAATGGGCGCCGCAGCTGAACCTGGGCGTGCCGGTGACGATCCCGGAAAGCTTCATCCCCGACCTTGACGTGCGGCTGGACCTGTATCGTCGCCTCGCGCAGCTGACCACCAAGGTGGAGTTGGAGGGCTTCGCCGCCGAGCTGATCGACCGCTTCGGACCCTTGCCGCGCGAGGTGAACACGCTGCTGCTGGTCATCCGCATCAAGGCAATGGCGAAGCGTGCGAACATCTCCTCGCTAGTGGCGGGGCCAAAAGGCGCGACGATCCAGTTCCATCAGGACAAGTTTCCAAACCCCGCCGGGTTGGTCGAGTTCCTGAACGAACAGAAGGGCGCGGCGCGGATCAGCGACAACAAGCTGGTCGTCAGCCGCTTCTGGCCCGCCGAGGCCGACCGCATCAAGGGCGCCTTCGCCGTCGCCAAGGAGCTTGCGGCCAAGATCAAGGCGGGCGGGAAGGGGGACACGGCACCTGCACGTCAGGCCGAGAAACCGACGGCAAAGGCCGCGTCTTCTCTGCCCGGGGCGAAGGCCGAAACTCGTCCAGCGTCCACGACCGCCACGCAGAGCCGCAGCGTCGCATCGGACAAGCCCGGATCAAAGCCGGGCGAGGCGGGCCGCACCCGCTGGTCGCAGGTCTCGCGTTCCGTGAAGCCGAAGAAGCCGGAGGGACGCTGGAGCTAG